The Clarias gariepinus isolate MV-2021 ecotype Netherlands chromosome 3, CGAR_prim_01v2, whole genome shotgun sequence DNA window tgtgtatatatatatgtgtgtgtgtgtgtgtatatatgtgtgtgtgtgtgtgtgtatatatgtgtgtgtgtgtgtgtatatatatgtgtgtgtgtgtgtgtgtatatatatgtgtgtgtgtgtgtgtgtgtgtatatatgtgtgtgtgtgtgtgtgtgtatatatgtgtgtgtgtgtgtgtgtgtatatatgtgtgtgtgtgtgtgtgtatatgtgtgtgtgtgtgtgtgtgtatatatatgtgtgtgtgtgtgtgtgtatatatatgtgtgtgtgtgtgtgtgtatatatatgtgtgtgtgtgtgtgtgtatatatatgtgtgtgtgtgtgtgtatatatatgtgtgtgtgtgtgtgtgtgtatatatatgtgtgtgtgtgtgtgtgtatatatatgtgtgtgtgtgtgtgtgtgtgtatatatgtgtgtgtgtgtgtgtgtgtgtatatatgtgtgtgtgtgtgtgtgtgtatatatatgtgtgtgtgtgtgtgtatatatatatgtgtgtgtgtgtgtgtgtatatatatgtgtgtgtgtgtgtgtatatatatgtgtgtgtgtgtgtgtatatatatgtgtgtgtgtgtgtgtatatatatatgtgtgtgtgtgtgtgtgtatatatgtgtgtgtgtgtatatatatatgtgtgtgtgtgtgtgtatatatatatgtgtgtgtgtgtgtgtatatatatatgtgtgtgtgtgtgtgtatatatatatatgtgtgtgtgtgtgtgtatatatatatatatgtgtgtgtgtgtgtatatatatatatatgtgtgtgtgtgtgtgtgtgtatatatatatgtgtgtgtgtgtgtgtgtgtatatatatatgtgtgtgtgtgtgtgtgtgtatatatatatgtgtgtgtgtgtgtgtgtgtatatatatatgtgtgtgtgtgtgtgtgtgtatatatatatgtgtgtgtgtgtatatatgtgtgtgtgtgtgtgtatatatgtgtgtgtgtgtgtgtatatatgtgtgtgtgtgtatatatgtgtgtgtgtgtgtgtatatatgtgtgtgtgtgtatatatgtgtgtgtgtgtatatatgtgtgtgtgtgtgtatatatgtgtgtgtgtgtgtatatatgtgtgtgtgtgtgtatatatgtgtgtgtgtgtatatatgtgtgtgtgtgtatatatgtgtgtgtgtgtatatatgtgtgtgtgtgtgtgtgtgtgtgtgtgtgtgtgtgtatatatgtgtgtgtgtgtgtgtgtgtgtatatatgtgtgtgtgtgtgtgtgtgtgtatatatgtgtgtgtgtgtgtgtgtgtgtgtgtatatatatgtgtgtgtgtgtgtgtgtgtgtatatatgtgtgtgtgtgtgtgtgtgtgtatatatgtgtgtgtgtgtgtgtgtatatatgtgtgtgtgtgtatatgtgtgtatatatacgtgCGCGCGCACGtgcagtggttaaggcattggactacggttcggaagatcccaggtttaaaccccacaaccaccaagttgccactgttaacccttaactgcacagatgtataatgagataaatgtaattGTCTGGAGTGTGCCTGGGGCTGAGGTCATTAGTAATGCCAGTCTGGATGGATGAAATGCCCAGCTTTTTTTAACCTGATACTCTTTCTTTccactatttatttttgtttgtttcagacTCATCTGGCAAATCAGACGACTGTGGCAATCCAGGACTGTGCACACTGACCACATCTTTTAAATATCAGCACCTTTTCCTGGTGTCATGGCATGAAACTTCCTAGTCGAACCTTCCCTCAGGACAGATATCTTATTACAGAGGATCGCTGCTCTGAAAACGGACGCTTTCCAGACCTTCAGGAGTTGAGagctttattaatattattattatcaattccATTTCTATTTTTTGTCTGATCAAATCTGAATTTTTCATGGCTCATGGACCAGGATTTTTTAAGCcaccttattttatttttacaatattattaatttttttttttgtgaacgcatattcatattaaaactttattttgtcCAGCTGTGATCAGTGTCTCACTGAGCTAGTCTGACCGCTCTCGGGACTGTTGAttggaattaattattttttgaatTGTGTTGCGATGCTGCGTATGGACTTCACGTTCTGGAGCTCAGGATAGAGAATCGTCTTTCTatcgtcttcttcttcttcttgtcgtACATCATGACCACAGCAGCGAAGCAGCAGGAGCTGGAATGGATCTCCACGGAGCTGCACAAGCTGACGCTCCACAGAGAGCAGCTGAACAGCAGACTGCGTTTACTGAGCGTGCTAAAGGAGTTCCGGCAGAACACCAGCTACACCGAGCGAGGTCAGGGTGTCTCACCTGTAGCACTGCTCGTCTTCACTGGTGAGGTTTAacataggtttaaaaatttttttttaaattatttttattattttttcattaacagTAAGTGAATCTTCAAAGAAAGAGGAGTGTAAGCAAATCGAGGAGGAGCTCGAAGAACTTTCAGAAAAGAAATTGGCCCTGCAAGCTTTACAAGAGAGGCTGGAAGGAACTTTATCTAGTAAGGATTAAACCTGCACGACTGTCAGATTTTTACACTTTATCTTCCGCTCCCTCTTTCACATCTAACGGATTTTCTTTGGTTTTCCAGCCACACTGCAAATACACGATCCTTTGAGTAACGAGATCTTCACCGTGGATAAACCGCCGTCCTTTACAGGTCAGAAGAGATTTCACTTCTTTAATTTTGCCAGGTGTGATCATATTTGAGGCTAAGACCACAAACATGCGTACACACACAGAAGATGAGTTCTCGTACGTACAGTGCAGAATTCCTTTATACACAACTGGTGTAAAGATGTACTCGCTTCCTAAATAACTATTCCTAATAtactatattactatatattttttgctttagtGTCGTGTAGAACCTTGTTAGAGTCCTGTTCGCATCCCTTCAGCCTGCTGGGATTGTGCTTTatgaaagaaatgaaatgtTCCTTATTTGTTATTTCTCAGCAGAAACACAGCAGAATGTTGCAACGTAACATTACAGAATATATAACGCAAAGTTTAATTCCTtaacaataagaataataaatccATCATCACATGCATGAACTGAGAGGAGAAAGAAATCCCGCCTTCTGGGTTATGATTGATTAAAAGATTCCAGCCTCATCCCTGATTAggtatgtagcgcagccacataaaggggcatttaaataacagggaaagggttacggagctaatgcggctcacctgtgcACAGAAAGATGCCTTAActggttttacttgtccccatagactgtgttggtcacagggttaagctctcgcgagcatgcgcgatcgcagcgcgagaggacccggaagcggcgtcgagTCACGTGcaccggtataaagccggaaccggcaagcgtgccgacacggagagatgagacagcgcgctgcattttggatgagagaaagagagcttgATTGTTGTTACGGTGGATTATATTCCATGACTGGATTAATCTTCATTGGACACATTCAGTACCCTTCtcgttccgttttctcgtgctcccggatgaTACATCttttaccggtgaggccgagccatctctcccgtacaccatttcacactCACAATAACAAGGACTGGGACTTTCATACATCCGCACATCCGGTGTTCCAGATGTaaatcagacaggcagtccgatcatatGACCAAATGTGGTATGAGGGGCGTCTTATGATGAAGCAGCTACTTTGATATTCAGAGTGGTGTACGTACTGTTCATCGTGTGAATGTTTCACATCGAGGCTCGTTACTAACCATATCGTCTCACTCGTGTATCCTGCGTATTGTACTGTTCTTTCAGTTACCTGATTTGAGTCACAACGGTGTTTTGTGGTTTTCCTGTAgtgatctctgcctgaagtgtTTAGCTTGACAGAAACATATACATGCTGGAGAAAACAGGACGTGGTTAAAGGTAGCAACAGACTTCCTGAGGAATGAGAGCCTTTCAAGAATGTTTATCACAGTGCTATCTTTCAGGAGCATCAAGAGCTTCTGCTTTCAAGCATGGATTCCTGTTATGGTGGACTGAAGTGTGGTGTTTATTTTGAAACGTGTGTGTTTCAGCTCCTCAGGTGATTTTGGATGTAGAGAAACTCTCACGTCATCCATCACAAACTCTGTGCCCTTTCTGTGGAGAGTACGTTACCACCGACGTCAGCACCGTGATTGGGAACACCACGTGGCTCGTCTGCCTGGCGTCTATCTTCGTCTGGTGAGTGTCTTATTAAacatttcctattttttttaacccgtTGGACAGTTTTTGCACCCATATCCTCAGTAATTTCAGCAGTTTCattagttgttgtctttgctttatgtttttcttttatgagataattaatttttataattaatccACACGTCATGTCTACTACTGTGTCGTCTCTCAGCTGCATCGCCGGCTGCTGTCTCATCCCGTTCTGCATCAGCTCGTTCAAAGACGTCAAGCACAAATGCCCCAAGTGCCGcagtcacatacacacaagcacCAAGATGTGAGGAGAAAGTCACGTGAGGAGGCAGAGGAAAGATGGAGTCTGGGAGAGACGGCGTGTCTGAATAAACACAACGAGCTTTGAGTGTGAAGGCAGGACACAGTTTAATGACACTGAGACATATATGTACAGGACAGAGAGTTATGTACAGTCACATCCACGCCTCATTATTTACACCGGCACATGGCATAtcgtaaataataataaagaataaatattttcatgtgcaaaaaaaactaaccaacccaaaaaaataataaacacgcAGGAAGAAACAGAACTGAAGCTAAACTTGAGTACCTTATTGTCCAGAACAGTTCGACAGAAGACAAGTTCTGGGTAAGAATAAACGTTCCTCGTATTTTGTACTGCTTACTCATGTCCTGTCACCGTCCCCAAGGATGAGACACTTTTTGAACTGAGACACAGACGCTTTACACCAGCGAAAGAAGATgctgtttattttagttttattacaaCCTTTTTTGTGCGTTATTgttgctcgtgtgtgtgtgtgtgtgtgatgaaggcACGCCAGTGAACACAGCAAGGTCTTTTGGTCATTTCTGCATTATGTCTGTAATTTACACAGGACCTATTAAACAGTTCTGCTCATAAGTTTACACACCCCTGGTGGAATTttaacacgtttttttttttttttaatcctaataATATTCAAAATTACACAGATGACCTCTTGTAAAAAGTTTACACACCCTTGTAcacattataaataaacttgctgtaaaggtaaaaagaaatattatgcGTTTGActttaacgtgtgtgtgtgtaaatagtgtgttttttataacaataaatTAGAAAAAGATACACAGAGTAaatttgaaagatttttttatgaaaaaatgttGGAACAACGCTGAGTAAAAGAGATGAGGAGACAGTGGTGAAATGCCCCGAACACAATGTAGTAAAGATGATGACTACCACTGGACCACTAGAGGGCGAActgttctcactcactcactcgtctatactgctttatccttcAAACCTGGAACCTATCCTTGGAGACGGAAACCAGGTGGGGAACACTCAGGACAGGGTCCTAATCCTGgggcgctcacacacacacaaactacaggcaatttggcaacaccaattagcctagtctgcatgtcttcgggctgtgggagaaaacccaccaagcacgggtttgagaacctgcaaactccacacacacagacctgaggtgggaatcgaacccgagaCCCTGAAGGTGGACCACGAGTACATACTGTCAAAAAACGCAGCACGGACGCCGTGCGGTCCACATGTTACAGTAGAGTAATATTTATAAAGGTAACTGAAACATAGAGGTGACATTACAACATGAAGAGGTGTGTGACACAAGATACACACGCTGtttgtgggaagctgttgtgtctGATTGGAATCTAAACCCTGTTAAAAAGTCAAACATCGACTCGTAAAGCCAATGGATGTTAATTAGCATAAACCCCCCCAAATAAAGATTACAATTTCGTTGTTGTGAGTATGTGATGTTGTGTTTGGGTTGTTTGTCATTTAACATTATTTCAACgttgtttaaacttttaataacagCGCTATTCTGGGAGTGGAATGTCATTGCGACGTCAGCTCACAGCTACAGGAAAACAGAACAACTACAGCCAGCGTTAGGGCTCCTTCTTACTAAGTTTACTATATgaatggtggcacggtggtgtagtggttagcactgtcgctttgcccctccaaggtccaggttcgattcctgccaggctcaattcccgtctctgtgtgcatggagcttgcatgttctccctgtacttggtgggttccctccgggtactccggtttcctcccacagtccaaagattggtgttttcaaattgcccatagtgtgtgtgcaatggattggccagggtgtaccccacctcgtgccctaagcctcctgggataggctccgccactgcggccctgaatacaggattaagcggtgtagatgatgagtgagtgagtgagtgttatgAATTCCTTAAGTCTTAAATGCATAATGCTGTAAATGCGATGCTTTGTAACTCATGTCCCAGTGGGGATCTTATCGCCTGACCCCTGTGCCTGACCCCTCTTATGTCTGATGCTAATGTTAGGGTAAGAAAACATTCTGGAATTTCACCCTCATCTCACAGTTCGGTGCAGTTTTCATGGACTGAGCCAAAtgcataaacaaaaataagtaagAAATACAAGACAAGCTGTTTTTCCTGCACACGtaccacagaaaaaaaacgttgcCTGCTTGAAATCCATTGAACAGGAGCGATCTTAATTTGAGCGACCTTAATTATTGGAACTCAACAAagcttattatttaaaaacaaacaaacaaataaaaataaaataccaagGACAACATGAGGACATTCTACAGTGAGAGTGGGAAGGTTCGAGTCCCTGGACTTTAAAAGTGAGAGAGTCACAGTGCAGAGAGAGTTCTCTCGTTCAGCTTCTACCACTTGTGGAGAATAAAGGCTCTCGATCAGAGCGATCACAAACGTCTGTCATCACCAGGAACGAGGAACACCAGGGACGAGGATCACCAGGGACGAGGAACACCGGGGACGAGGAACACCAGGGACGAGGATCACCAGAGACGAGGAACACCAGGGACGAGGATCACCAGGGACCAGACGATACGATACGATATCACGACACCATTCAACTGTACTGCGGTTTGGTTAATATCCCAGTACCAATGCTCCCTTTTTCCTGATTTTGTTACGATTCTAATCAATAATTGCTCCACCCACATAGATCACATTAGAGGTATTGCTCAAGACCCCAACTAAATATTATGAACTGAAGAATAAACAAGTATAAACACTTGACAAGACATTTGACCAAACGCTGGACCTCTGTCTTTCCATCTGCTCCATCACACACAGTTGTCTGAAAGTAATCGTGGTTTTCTGATGGCGGTACATTCTAGATGCAAGGACCTGCTACCTGTACCTCTTCTAGTAGAACAACAGTGAAGTTAAAGCCAACCACTAAATTAAACCAGCCGGTCTACACGCAGCGATTTGTTGCTGGGAGATGTTGTGGAGCGTTCCTGTTTTACAGATTGTGATTCAAATGAGCAAAAGGAAAATGTTACTTTGTAACATGAGtttgacatttttataaattgctTACAGACATTAAATTATTGCTCACATGttcatttcatgtttgtgttttatggattaaattgcaataaaataaacattaaactgaAGCACCAggtctgttttttctgtttttcaaggCACTGGTGAGTAACATGACGTGACCACTAAAGCTGACACACGAGTCCTGGTTTTGAATTAAATCCACCCTGTACACCCCaacactgtagtgtgtgtgtgtctgtgtgtgctgaCAGTGATGATAATGccaacctccacacacacacacacacactattcatACACTATAAGCTAAAGTAATAGACTAGTGAAGTGGTGAAGGTGTTGTACCGCTGATCacaaggtctcaggttcaaaccccagcaccaccaagttgccactgttgggcccttgagcaaggcccttaaccttcaaaCCGCTCAGACGTAAAAACGGATAACAAGTCGCTCTGGTTAAGGGCGTGTGCCAGgtgctgtaaatgttaatgcacCTCGCTACACTGCATGTCTCTAGACCGCGGGAGGAAAACTGAATGACTGACGTGGAGAcacccagcacacacacacactgcttgtgTCCACCTAGATGAGTTTCTCTGTAGACGAACCTCGTCCTCACTTTAACTAACAAACTCACTCTCTGGTCCGAGTCTTTGGAacgctgtactgtatgtctcacaAAATTCAGATATTTAGAGCTGCTGCGTGTGTGTTAGACCAAACCACGCTGGCAacgttgcataaaataaaaacagaaaggttaaaaaaagtatactttACAAAAACGATTTCTGTCTTCGAGGACAGTCTTTAGTGCACCAACGTAAACCAGTCCGACATAAAACACTGCAACTGTTAAAGCGCGTCTTCGATGCAGAGATCCGGGAAGGCCGCGCACGATTTCAACAGGACCAGGAGAGATCCCCGTCCTCCGTGTCCGCTCCACTATTCCACCGCTGAAGCTCTACAAAGCGTGTGGTCTACGCACTCTCAGTCCCACTGCACATCCGGAGAGTCTAGGAAGTCTGAGGAGAAGATGGCAGGTGGTGCAGAGACGCCCCCCGAGCCTGGCACGGTCAGTTCCAACCAGTCCATGTTGTCCAGGTTGGTGTCGTGCAGGTGGAGGGACGGGGGCGATGAAACGGAGAACCTCATCTCACCGGTGTCCATGGGGGAACGGGGTGGCTCCAAGAACTGGCTGTGGAGTTCTTCGATAAGCCGCAGAGTGTGGGGCTCCGTGTTCGCTGGCAGCGTTCCGTCCAGGAGAGCCTCCAGCTGGTGGTCCGATGCCAGTGCCACCAGACTGGGCATGTGGGCGACGTGGACCTGAGGAGGAGGACGAGACAGCGCTGTGTTGATGGGGAGAGTGGTGACGCTGGCTGTCACGGGCAGGAGTTTATCAGGAGACAGGGGATCTTCTCTGAGCAGTGGGGAGATCTCTGGGAAAGACAAAATCAGGGGATCGGGATCAGAGATCAAAGACTTTTGCAGTAATTACTGTGAGAAAAATCATCACCTTCATTTTTATTGGAATTAGTAGAGGTTTGGGAGATCCTGATGTGACTCTGGTCTGAGTTTAACTCAAACGTGTGAGTGACAGCAGCTCAGAGGTGTGACCTCGACATCGTACTaagaatttaatttctttttttttattacatttctttaaaaattgctGCTGTTTAAGAGTTTGTTCTCACCTCCGCTCTCAATCAGGACATCAAACAAGTCGTCCATGTGCTGACTGACTGCAGTGGGAATCTtggagaaagacaaaaaaacattgaaatgttAAAAGACACTGTCCTCAGTGTTCGCGTAAAATGTAGGAGGATTATCAAAAACACCCGCACTCATTCATCAAACATTTGCGCGAGTCAAACTGAACTAAAAATTTACAATCAGCTGTAAATCCCTGAGTGTGTGTACGGGCCAAAGCTGAAGTGTGTAAGCTGTAAAACTTCATTAAAAAGCTCAGGAGAGCAGGAAGTGCAATGTGGTTACTAACGGCCAGAAAAGAAGAATTTCACTGCAGCTGTGTGtatgagaatatatatatatcagcagCTTGACCTCATGACCTCTGGAGTCTCGGCAGCTGAACTGGCTCGGATTAAGGACATGATAAAGGTGAATGTGGGCAGGGCAATAAAACTGAGGGCAGGGCAATAAAACTGAGCCCAAGTTTTTAGatttctgttcttggctgagTGACAGAACGAACGCCAGCGTGACCTCCTGCTCGATGTGACGCGCATCACATGGACTTCTTCACAGTGAAAGCGGCACATCAAGGTTTACACTAGTTTAGTGTTCTTTGggaatttaatgattttttttttgggtgtaaaaacaaatacatagaACAAACTTTTATATACaaattcatttatcttcagcTCGACAGATGCGGCACGTTGTATGAAATTAGCACTTAATCATGTTAACaatcaataattaatattaatatttaaactgtTCTAGCAGCACAACCCAGTGTTTCTCACACCCTGACTGTCACcataataaaatgtacatttttaaaaatgaataaaatattgtttaactCCACGCAAAGCATCGAAGGAGGACACCTCGCTCAGGCTCCCCCCACCCCCGCATCTTCCTCACTGTCATACAAACACACGACCCGTCTCTGAATATCCCCTCCCCTCTGTGAAACGCTCATGATCATCTTCTAAGTGAGTTTTAGATGGACGGCATGTGAGGATCAACGATTAATGGTCTATCTGGTATCCTATAGACAGAAGAAAGCGAGTTTACCTGCAAGGTAGCCTGAAGTGCTCGAGTCTGTTTGACGGCCTCCTCGTAGCGCGGCGGGTCTTTGTTCTTGGGGCTCTGATGATTGCTGAATGGAGATGGCGGGAGGATGAGGgtgggggggcggggggagCTCGGCTAACGTGGGAAAACACAAAGCATACATTTCATTTTCCTGTTCCGTGGCACATGTTCATCTTTCATTCAGTTACAGACAGACGCGGGTCACAGACACACGCTTACTTTGGCGGTGAACGCGTTTGGAGGACTGCGTCCAGGTGAACGCGACTGCGCGGCTTCAGATCTGTGTTGCTCCTGATTCGGCCCCGAGTTCGAGCCTGAGACGCTGCACACGGACGTCATCTGAGGACACACTGCTAGTGAGGTTtcagtcactgtgtgtgtgtgtgtgtgtgtgtgtgtgtgcgcgcgcactgTGTGCCAGACTGCAGCCAGGCTTTGACGCTATTAAGAGAGGAATTCACCAGCTGAACTTAGCTTGGAGAAAAGTGGGAGAGCTCAATCTGTGCGCAGTAGAAGAGCATTCCAAGCGAGCGTGTCATTATGAGAGAGAACACACTGAAGTGGATTTATGAAGTGAAGTGGAACGGAATGTAATAATAAGTCGGATAAAATGACAACAGGTAGTTTTATTATTGATAAGTGCTTGTTTAACGATTACGCAAACACAATGACCGATTCTGGGAAATAAAATGCAGAATGAGGAACATGGCAACAAATCCATAAATCAAATGTGCACAGTAATGGGTAAAACTCGTGCTTACTTGAGGTGCAGACTGGGGCGAATTTGTGTGCTGCTGAAATGACGCACTCTCTGGGGTTTGGAGAACCGGTCCCGTCTGCACAGAAAAGACAAAATTAGGATACAGAACGATGAGACTGTTTAAACAAGGAATAACTCCAGTACTTCATGGTGAAGTGGGACCTGTGGGAGATGGACGGTTGTAGAAAGGACATGTTGCTCCGTCTGAGTGCTGAGGATGTTCTGGGAGGCCGGCGCTCCTTGTGCAGTAATGTAGAACTGGTGTGTCTGCGCCTGGGATTGGGGTTCTTCCTCTTCCAGACTGGAGGTACAGCTGGAGAAGACATCACGCTCCTCTTTTATCCTCTTACAAGTTTCGAGCTCACTTTGCTGCTGCGGATGCGTTGCTCCCTGTTGGTTCCTCTTTTCCACCTCCAGCTGCATCTTGAGCTCCTCCACCAgacgctgctcctgctccagcTTCCGAATCAGTTCCTCTATCTGCCGCTCCTTCTCATACAGGCTCTGGTCTCTATTAGTTCCTGTGGAATCCATTGATGTATCCTCTGTCTTCATGATGGATGGAGATGTAGCGGCTAGCTCTTTGTTGTCGCTGGTCTCCTCCATACTTCCAGTGGAAAGCTCTGAGTGCACAGGAGACACTGGGGGAGTCATGCTCATGCTTTCTGTCTTGTGATTGATCAGCGGAGGAATGACGCCATTGGTCTCACTCGGCTGAGTTCTAGCGACCTGGTGGCTCTCCTGGTAGGGCTTAAGCCTCTCTATGAGGTCTGTTTTAGTGCCAGATACAGGAAGACCCCGTCGCTTCAACTCAATTTTAAGTTCGGCCACCTGCAAGAGAACATCAGATGTATAACAGTAATTAAAGGTACAGTTCAACAAAAACAAGACGCACAAATTTTTGTGTatgcattgtttttattataattggTGCAAAAAAAGTCCAAACTGAATTTCCATTAAGTACTAAGAACTTTATTTTCACCATTGAGGAATAAAAAGCAGTGAATCCAAAGGCACAAACAGTACCCACATCTCTCTCTGCCGTCAATTCTAACCAATTACTGCTGAATCTAAGGCAGGGTATAACAACTAATAACACAGATAAGAAAAACACATCGACctaaaacataatgaaaaagTGACACCACAAGAATAAGAGCGATCAACAAAAAATACAGGAAAAACTACACGTTGCCCTCTTCACTACAGACGGCTGCCAACAAAGCATTTAAACGTTAACTGTGTTGCCATGTTCTTAAAGGCAATCTCTGAGTATAGCAAAGTTAGG harbors:
- the snrnp25 gene encoding U11/U12 small nuclear ribonucleoprotein 25 kDa protein isoform X2: MTTAAKQQELEWISTELHKLTLHREQLNSRLRLLSVLKEFRQNTSYTERVSESSKKEECKQIEEELEELSEKKLALQALQERLEGTLSTTLQIHDPLSNEIFTVDKPPSFTAPQVILDVEKLSRHPSQTLCPFCGEYVTTDVSTVIGNTTWLVCLASIFVCCIAGCCLIPFCISSFKDVKHKCPKCRSHIHTSTKM
- the mrtfbb gene encoding myocardin-related transcription factor B isoform X1; the protein is MQMDWRILVLSPRSDTVTQDMEAISLQPGHGVPSIQERKNVLQLRLQQRRTREQLVDQGIMPPLKTPAAFHGQIRSLERARTENFLKHKISSRPERSELVRMHILQETQAEPSLQATQMKLKRARLADDLNEKIALRPGPMELVEKNILPVESSMKETSSESETSVQKPADVYNFIKEARSPDGPGSQENQCSVPSPREARLPEISSATLTAGSNLQSSELLSQASAEDQTNTQHIPPAQPVSITTSAPPIKSGLTLVKQTQPKLPGEKSRSKKSKDPKPRVKKLKYHLYVPPDQKQEPSEAPMDSTYARLLQQQQQFLHLQILSQQQQHYSYQAILPAPAPAPFRPLPKVQSSCSNMAVGNNQASPVASLPSATPGLGTNSVNSHKPGPLPANLDEMKVAELKIELKRRGLPVSGTKTDLIERLKPYQESHQVARTQPSETNGVIPPLINHKTESMSMTPPVSPVHSELSTGSMEETSDNKELAATSPSIMKTEDTSMDSTGTNRDQSLYEKERQIEELIRKLEQEQRLVEELKMQLEVEKRNQQGATHPQQQSELETCKRIKEERDVFSSCTSSLEEEEPQSQAQTHQFYITAQGAPASQNILSTQTEQHVLSTTVHLPQTGPVLQTPESASFQQHTNSPQSAPQMTSVCSVSGSNSGPNQEQHRSEAAQSRSPGRSPPNAFTAKPSSPRPPTLILPPSPFSNHQSPKNKDPPRYEEAVKQTRALQATLQIPTAVSQHMDDLFDVLIESGEISPLLREDPLSPDKLLPVTASVTTLPINTALSRPPPQVHVAHMPSLVALASDHQLEALLDGTLPANTEPHTLRLIEELHSQFLEPPRSPMDTGEMRFSVSSPPSLHLHDTNLDNMDWLELTVPGSGGVSAPPAIFSSDFLDSPDVQWD
- the mrtfbb gene encoding myocardin-related transcription factor B isoform X2 is translated as MACLEVESPTVCRVLQLRLQQRRTREQLVDQGIMPPLKTPAAFHGQIRSLERARTENFLKHKISSRPERSELVRMHILQETQAEPSLQATQMKLKRARLADDLNEKIALRPGPMELVEKNILPVESSMKETSSESETSVQKPADVYNFIKEARSPDGPGSQENQCSVPSPREARLPEISSATLTAGSNLQSSELLSQASAEDQTNTQHIPPAQPVSITTSAPPIKSGLTLVKQTQPKLPGEKSRSKKSKDPKPRVKKLKYHLYVPPDQKQEPSEAPMDSTYARLLQQQQQFLHLQILSQQQQHYSYQAILPAPAPAPFRPLPKVQSSCSNMAVGNNQASPVASLPSATPGLGTNSVNSHKPGPLPANLDEMKVAELKIELKRRGLPVSGTKTDLIERLKPYQESHQVARTQPSETNGVIPPLINHKTESMSMTPPVSPVHSELSTGSMEETSDNKELAATSPSIMKTEDTSMDSTGTNRDQSLYEKERQIEELIRKLEQEQRLVEELKMQLEVEKRNQQGATHPQQQSELETCKRIKEERDVFSSCTSSLEEEEPQSQAQTHQFYITAQGAPASQNILSTQTEQHVLSTTVHLPQTGPVLQTPESASFQQHTNSPQSAPQMTSVCSVSGSNSGPNQEQHRSEAAQSRSPGRSPPNAFTAKPSSPRPPTLILPPSPFSNHQSPKNKDPPRYEEAVKQTRALQATLQIPTAVSQHMDDLFDVLIESGEISPLLREDPLSPDKLLPVTASVTTLPINTALSRPPPQVHVAHMPSLVALASDHQLEALLDGTLPANTEPHTLRLIEELHSQFLEPPRSPMDTGEMRFSVSSPPSLHLHDTNLDNMDWLELTVPGSGGVSAPPAIFSSDFLDSPDVQWD
- the mrtfbb gene encoding myocardin-related transcription factor B isoform X3, whose translation is MPPLKTPAAFHGQIRSLERARTENFLKHKISSRPERSELVRMHILQETQAEPSLQATQMKLKRARLADDLNEKIALRPGPMELVEKNILPVESSMKETSSESETSVQKPADVYNFIKEARSPDGPGSQENQCSVPSPREARLPEISSATLTAGSNLQSSELLSQASAEDQTNTQHIPPAQPVSITTSAPPIKSGLTLVKQTQPKLPGEKSRSKKSKDPKPRVKKLKYHLYVPPDQKQEPSEAPMDSTYARLLQQQQQFLHLQILSQQQQHYSYQAILPAPAPAPFRPLPKVQSSCSNMAVGNNQASPVASLPSATPGLGTNSVNSHKPGPLPANLDEMKVAELKIELKRRGLPVSGTKTDLIERLKPYQESHQVARTQPSETNGVIPPLINHKTESMSMTPPVSPVHSELSTGSMEETSDNKELAATSPSIMKTEDTSMDSTGTNRDQSLYEKERQIEELIRKLEQEQRLVEELKMQLEVEKRNQQGATHPQQQSELETCKRIKEERDVFSSCTSSLEEEEPQSQAQTHQFYITAQGAPASQNILSTQTEQHVLSTTVHLPQTGPVLQTPESASFQQHTNSPQSAPQMTSVCSVSGSNSGPNQEQHRSEAAQSRSPGRSPPNAFTAKPSSPRPPTLILPPSPFSNHQSPKNKDPPRYEEAVKQTRALQATLQIPTAVSQHMDDLFDVLIESGEISPLLREDPLSPDKLLPVTASVTTLPINTALSRPPPQVHVAHMPSLVALASDHQLEALLDGTLPANTEPHTLRLIEELHSQFLEPPRSPMDTGEMRFSVSSPPSLHLHDTNLDNMDWLELTVPGSGGVSAPPAIFSSDFLDSPDVQWD